A genome region from bacterium SCSIO 12844 includes the following:
- a CDS encoding DUF938 domain-containing protein, producing MQYFSPATERNKSPILEQLIQWLNGNESILEIGSSSGQHGVYFTELMPNLVWQFSDRKNYLAGLAKNISNINRSNLSLPIELDVIDYDWPSKKYDVVFSANTIHIMLEHEVEYFLNHVHLALKHNGRLIVYGPFNYQGNYTSESNKAFDLSLKQQGYGGIKSFERLDKILSQYGFKLQKDINMPANNRLLVWQLS from the coding sequence ATGCAGTACTTTTCACCAGCAACAGAGCGGAACAAGTCGCCAATATTGGAGCAATTAATCCAATGGTTAAATGGGAATGAATCGATACTTGAAATTGGTAGTTCCAGCGGCCAGCATGGCGTATATTTCACTGAATTAATGCCTAATTTAGTGTGGCAATTTAGTGATCGTAAAAATTATTTAGCGGGCTTGGCTAAAAATATATCAAACATTAATCGATCTAATTTAAGCTTGCCGATTGAATTAGATGTAATCGATTATGATTGGCCTTCAAAAAAATATGATGTTGTCTTCAGTGCGAATACCATTCATATTATGTTAGAACATGAGGTTGAATATTTCCTAAATCATGTGCATTTAGCACTAAAACATAATGGAAGATTAATTGTTTATGGCCCCTTTAATTATCAAGGTAACTATACAAGTGAAAGTAATAAAGCATTTGACTTAAGCCTTAAACAACAAGGTTATGGCGGTATTAAATCATTTGAAAGATTGGATAAGATACTTTCTCAGTATGGGTTTAAACTTCAAAAGGATATTAATATGCCTGCAAATAATCGCTTGTTGGTGTGGCAGTTGAGTTAG
- a CDS encoding tyrosine-type recombinase/integrase, translating into MPTLKFTKTAIDSIEPSDKRVDYFDSDVKGLSLRVAPSGIRTYSLLYRQNGIKKRYTIGKYPTIPLQVAKKEAQRLLLLISQGEDIQKHKKVNKNDNDILTFRKYLDQFYLNWSKTHHRSYIQTHNRLLITCKPLHNLPLDSIDLKVLNNFLFKYRNESNVSDNTLNNTAAVIKGAISRAEEFGYIEHNKLKGFKKFKVSENKVRYLSSQETSALMKVLEDAEEIIRNIVLVAYYTGMRRGEIFSLDWSDIDFKTNQITLDKNNTKSGKTRSIPMHGNIRQMLLDLSSNTSVGFVFKSPVTGGRLDNINKSWATLMQKAEIENFRFHDLRHNFASQLVMKGESLSVVRELLGHSDFKMTLRYAHLAPEHKQRAVDLL; encoded by the coding sequence ATGCCAACATTAAAATTTACAAAAACGGCTATTGATTCGATTGAGCCTTCAGATAAAAGAGTAGATTATTTTGATAGCGATGTAAAAGGTTTATCACTAAGAGTTGCGCCTAGTGGTATTAGGACATATTCATTATTGTATCGTCAAAATGGAATTAAAAAGCGTTATACGATAGGGAAGTATCCAACTATACCTTTGCAAGTGGCAAAGAAGGAAGCTCAACGGCTTTTACTTTTAATTTCTCAAGGTGAGGATATACAAAAACATAAAAAGGTTAATAAAAATGATAATGATATTTTAACTTTCAGAAAATATTTAGACCAATTTTATTTAAATTGGAGTAAAACACATCATCGTAGTTATATTCAAACTCACAATAGACTTTTGATAACTTGTAAACCACTTCATAATTTGCCTTTAGATTCTATAGATTTGAAAGTATTAAATAACTTTTTATTTAAGTACAGAAATGAATCTAATGTAAGTGATAACACCTTGAATAATACTGCAGCAGTTATAAAGGGTGCAATCAGTAGAGCTGAAGAATTTGGTTATATAGAGCATAATAAACTCAAAGGATTTAAAAAGTTTAAAGTATCAGAAAATAAAGTTCGTTATTTATCAAGTCAAGAAACCTCTGCACTTATGAAAGTTCTTGAGGATGCAGAAGAAATCATTCGAAATATAGTTTTAGTAGCTTATTATACTGGTATGCGTAGGGGGGAAATTTTTTCATTAGACTGGTCAGATATAGATTTTAAAACTAATCAAATTACTTTAGATAAGAATAATACCAAGTCTGGTAAAACAAGAAGTATTCCTATGCATGGGAATATTAGACAAATGTTGCTTGATCTTTCTAGTAATACATCAGTGGGTTTTGTATTTAAATCACCTGTTACTGGTGGCAGATTAGATAATATAAATAAGTCATGGGCAACTCTAATGCAAAAAGCTGAAATTGAGAATTTTAGATTTCATGATTTACGTCATAACTTTGCGTCTCAGCTAGTAATGAAAGGTGAAAGCTTATCTGTAGTACGTGAATTACTTGGTCACAGTGATTTTAAAATGACACTTAGATATGCTCATTTAGCACCAGAGCATAAGCAAAGGGCGGTAGATTTATTGTAG
- a CDS encoding type II toxin-antitoxin system RelE/ParE family toxin, producing MTWDVKYVDAVQEWLDNLTVQQLKSVAKELRLLEISGHELRLPHSKSLGYGLFELRERKFGYRIYYTFDQGRVIILLNAGNKSSQKRDIVKAREILKQYKGE from the coding sequence ATGACTTGGGATGTTAAATACGTTGATGCAGTTCAAGAGTGGTTAGATAATTTGACAGTACAGCAATTAAAGTCAGTTGCTAAAGAACTTAGGTTATTAGAAATATCAGGTCATGAATTAAGGTTGCCACATAGTAAATCTCTTGGTTATGGCCTTTTCGAGTTAAGAGAAAGAAAGTTTGGCTATAGAATTTACTACACATTTGACCAGGGTAGAGTAATTATCCTTTTGAACGCTGGTAATAAATCTAGCCAAAAAAGAGATATTGTAAAAGCAAGAGAAATTTTGAAGCAATATAAGGGTGAGTGA
- a CDS encoding bifunctional nicotinamide-nucleotide adenylyltransferase/Nudix hydroxylase codes for MKYSCGVFIGRFQPLHTGHLHVINHSLAICQKLILLVGSSNRAPSIRNPFSFNERKQMILADLESTAIDINRIILEPIDDYYYDENAWLNDVKIAVNHNLNQDDTVVLVGHNKDSSSYYLSLFPNWHYQEVENFKQLNATEFRNDYFLEAKLTKGYLIKGQAGYAIDGTYSFLLKFEKTKAYQLLKEEYIYVSAYKESWRGTPYPVILNTVDAFVRCCDHLLLIKRGGLPGKGQYALPGGFLEVDERIQAGILRELEEETSLKLNLTDIKYIQCFDHPERSVLGRIITQLGVFDLKLNDLPEIKACDDAKEAMWIPLEMIDLLKRQFFDDHYQIIRYIIKQGKKAL; via the coding sequence ATGAAGTATTCTTGTGGTGTATTTATTGGTAGGTTTCAACCGTTACATACAGGGCATTTACACGTAATTAACCATTCACTAGCAATTTGTCAAAAACTTATTCTACTAGTTGGTTCATCAAATCGTGCACCAAGTATTAGAAATCCATTTTCTTTTAATGAGCGCAAGCAGATGATTTTAGCTGACCTTGAAAGTACAGCAATAGATATAAATCGTATTATTCTTGAGCCTATTGATGATTATTATTACGATGAAAATGCTTGGCTTAATGATGTAAAAATAGCGGTTAATCATAATTTGAATCAGGATGATACCGTTGTATTGGTAGGTCATAACAAAGATAGTTCAAGCTATTATTTATCATTATTTCCAAATTGGCATTATCAAGAAGTTGAGAATTTTAAACAATTAAATGCAACAGAGTTTAGAAATGATTATTTCTTAGAAGCTAAATTAACCAAAGGCTATTTAATTAAAGGTCAAGCAGGCTATGCGATTGATGGAACTTATAGTTTTTTATTAAAATTTGAAAAGACGAAAGCTTATCAATTATTAAAAGAGGAGTATATTTATGTTAGTGCCTATAAAGAAAGCTGGCGAGGAACGCCCTATCCAGTTATTTTAAATACAGTAGATGCATTTGTAAGATGTTGTGATCACCTGCTTTTAATTAAGCGTGGTGGTTTACCTGGAAAGGGACAATATGCCTTACCTGGTGGTTTTTTAGAAGTTGATGAACGTATTCAAGCAGGTATTTTAAGAGAACTAGAAGAAGAAACATCACTTAAGTTAAACTTAACAGATATTAAATATATTCAATGCTTTGATCATCCAGAGCGCTCTGTTCTAGGTAGGATAATTACTCAACTTGGAGTGTTTGATTTAAAATTGAATGATTTACCAGAAATTAAAGCATGTGATGATGCGAAAGAAGCAATGTGGATACCCCTTGAGATGATTGACTTATTAAAGCGTCAATTTTTTGATGATCATTATCAAATTATTCGTTACATTATAAAGCAAGGTAAAAAAGCCTTATGA
- a CDS encoding PepSY domain-containing protein, translating into MFRQKLVVISTLFTLNFLLTPSVFADNDYVPSTAVPLPVIVQNLESAGYKHIKEVEYDDGYYQAEIINENGHKIDLKINPMTGKVNPPKNINTSFISMSKAISTAEKAGFKDFTSISLEHGIYKIKAHDKQSQETKIILNAKTGKVIYSELDN; encoded by the coding sequence ATGTTTCGTCAAAAACTAGTAGTTATAAGCACTCTTTTTACATTGAATTTTTTATTAACACCTTCTGTCTTTGCAGATAATGACTATGTTCCCTCTACTGCTGTACCCTTACCTGTAATTGTACAGAATTTAGAAAGTGCTGGTTATAAACATATCAAAGAAGTTGAATACGATGATGGCTACTACCAAGCAGAAATAATCAATGAAAATGGTCATAAAATTGATTTAAAAATTAACCCAATGACAGGTAAAGTTAACCCACCTAAAAATATTAACACTTCCTTTATTTCAATGTCTAAAGCAATTAGCACCGCCGAAAAAGCAGGATTTAAAGATTTCACAAGCATTAGCTTAGAACATGGCATTTATAAAATCAAAGCCCATGATAAGCAATCTCAAGAGACTAAAATTATTTTAAATGCCAAAACAGGCAAAGTGATATACTCAGAGTTGGATAATTAA
- the rpmE gene encoding 50S ribosomal protein L31 — protein MNLDIQPKYEEVTITCSCGNSFKTRSTRCEDFHIEVCDKCHPFYTGKQKIVDTAGRVDSFKKRFGAFGRKKKDSE, from the coding sequence ATGAATTTAGATATTCAACCTAAATATGAAGAAGTAACAATTACTTGTAGCTGTGGTAATTCATTTAAAACACGCTCAACTCGTTGTGAAGATTTTCACATTGAAGTTTGTGATAAATGCCATCCGTTTTATACTGGTAAGCAGAAAATTGTTGATACCGCAGGTCGTGTTGATAGCTTCAAAAAACGTTTTGGTGCTTTTGGCCGCAAGAAAAAAGACTCTGAATAA
- the rlmH gene encoding 23S rRNA (pseudouridine(1915)-N(3))-methyltransferase RlmH → MKIKLIALGQRMPGWVEVGVSEFKKRLQGDIDYKVCECPIAKRTKTGNIKTWLNQESQIISQELSQSDYIVVLDSQGKLHSTESLAARLDHWKLLGQRVAIIIGGPDGIDQSIKNKANESISLSKMTFPHPLVRIMITEQIYRAMCILKGHPYHK, encoded by the coding sequence ATGAAAATTAAGCTAATTGCATTAGGGCAGAGAATGCCTGGCTGGGTTGAAGTCGGTGTTAGTGAATTTAAAAAGCGCTTACAAGGGGATATTGATTATAAAGTCTGTGAATGTCCAATTGCAAAACGTACAAAAACAGGCAATATTAAAACTTGGTTAAATCAAGAAAGCCAAATAATTAGTCAAGAGTTAAGTCAGTCAGATTATATTGTTGTTTTAGATAGTCAAGGCAAATTGCACTCAACAGAGTCTTTAGCAGCAAGGTTAGATCATTGGAAGTTATTAGGCCAGCGCGTTGCTATTATTATTGGCGGGCCTGATGGTATTGATCAGTCAATTAAAAACAAAGCAAATGAAAGTATTTCACTTTCTAAGATGACATTTCCTCATCCATTAGTGCGTATTATGATTACGGAACAAATTTATCGAGCAATGTGTATACTAAAAGGGCATCCCTATCATAAATAG
- the yaaA gene encoding peroxide stress protein YaaA: MLSLISPAKSQNFKDKAPINFSQTPKFEKEIYQLVKILQELAPDQIASLMSISDKLASEVYDKYAHFKKGFSESTAKQALFTFNGDVYRGLDAATLAEKNAKFANDHLLMISGLYGLLKPFDLIQPYRLEMGSKLDINGQSLYQFWRSKLTAYLNELLSQQKTNIVINLASKEYSSAFEKKSINGSWIDVDFKEYKQGKYKTIGIFAKRARGSMARFIIDKEIDQVDKLIAFDRENYKFNEELSNPKHLIFIRNQHS, from the coding sequence ATGTTAAGTTTAATTTCTCCAGCAAAATCACAAAACTTTAAAGATAAAGCACCGATTAATTTTTCTCAAACACCCAAGTTTGAAAAAGAAATTTATCAATTGGTTAAAATTCTACAAGAACTAGCACCTGATCAAATTGCATCATTAATGTCGATTAGTGATAAGCTTGCATCTGAAGTCTATGATAAGTACGCTCACTTTAAAAAAGGCTTTTCAGAAAGCACAGCTAAGCAAGCTTTATTTACGTTTAATGGTGATGTTTATCGCGGCCTTGATGCAGCTACATTGGCTGAAAAAAATGCAAAATTTGCCAATGATCATTTATTAATGATTTCAGGCTTATATGGTTTATTAAAGCCATTTGACTTAATTCAACCTTATCGATTGGAAATGGGATCGAAACTAGATATTAATGGTCAGAGTCTTTATCAGTTTTGGCGATCAAAATTAACTGCTTATTTAAATGAGTTGCTTAGTCAACAAAAGACAAATATTGTAATTAATTTAGCATCTAAAGAGTACTCAAGTGCCTTTGAAAAAAAATCAATTAACGGTAGCTGGATTGATGTTGATTTTAAGGAATATAAACAAGGTAAGTATAAAACAATTGGAATTTTTGCTAAGCGCGCACGTGGTTCAATGGCGCGCTTTATTATTGATAAAGAGATTGATCAAGTTGATAAGTTAATTGCTTTTGATCGTGAAAATTACAAATTTAATGAAGAGTTATCAAATCCTAAACATCTTATATTTATAAGAAATCAGCATTCATGA
- a CDS encoding biotin/lipoyl-binding protein — translation MGASVQAPAAPPPLPGAESLLPEVLPKLRGDIIIEYGGVDYNGSTTYVIYDQLNNRFFHVDWQSHEILKYWGEIAPAELMARLQKHSLIEVDEQQISSMLSFLSEQCLIEQGYPRLLQIFKAQEEKKKMNTFLWLAKNYLFFRLPLVWPDYFITTTYPYVAFIFRKTFFFFMLLLAILGVVVISRQWETFTATFFDMFSIRYLIVFGIALIIAKVFHELGHAYSCKRYGLNIPTMGVAFLVMWPMLYTDTGESWRIKSAKERIRISIAGVQMEIYVAIFALWLWILAPPGVVKSIAFFLCTYSLIATIVLNISPFLRFDGYHVLSDLLSMRNLQTRGFALTKWWLREKIFGFKFSPPEQFSKLKIRLLLLYAWLTWIYRFFLFIGIAILVYYLFFKVLGIILFVIEIIYFILIPIVRELKVWWQLRRYVKLNRNLAVSILVLLFIIGLLAIPWRSEVSIPATFSYKEQRLYSPEPAYIERILVKRGQSVKKDQPLVILNSPKLDFHIEKTKYRIDQINWQLKRIAGDREELELQKVFLSQLNHQKAQLQAYNERRQRLTIKAPFNGDIVGILDNFEHDRWVKNKQLLVEVIDTKDYVIDAYVSEDYKYKLADGLVGKFVPDNIDMPAIDVKINHIAYQQMKSLRLTDPAHAKDNNQINQSVYLSGLHASTLGGDIAVRASQTNEFIPEISHYNVQFELTLPKQHTVDLSQVQRGQVFVAIDRESFLSYMSKQIVAFFIRESSF, via the coding sequence ATGGGTGCATCAGTTCAAGCTCCAGCTGCACCACCACCTCTTCCAGGTGCTGAAAGCTTATTACCAGAAGTGCTACCAAAACTAAGAGGTGATATTATCATTGAATATGGGGGCGTTGATTATAATGGTAGTACTACTTATGTTATTTATGATCAATTGAATAATCGTTTTTTTCATGTTGACTGGCAAAGTCATGAAATATTAAAGTATTGGGGTGAAATTGCTCCAGCTGAGCTGATGGCTAGACTCCAAAAACATTCACTGATAGAAGTTGATGAGCAGCAAATCAGTTCAATGCTATCATTTTTATCTGAACAATGTTTAATTGAGCAAGGCTATCCAAGATTATTGCAAATTTTCAAAGCGCAAGAAGAGAAGAAAAAAATGAATACATTTCTTTGGTTGGCAAAGAATTATTTATTTTTTAGATTGCCTTTAGTTTGGCCGGATTATTTTATAACAACAACTTACCCTTATGTGGCTTTTATTTTTAGAAAAACATTTTTTTTCTTTATGCTTCTTTTAGCAATATTAGGTGTGGTTGTTATATCGAGACAATGGGAAACATTTACTGCAACGTTTTTTGATATGTTCTCAATAAGGTATTTAATTGTATTTGGCATTGCCTTAATTATTGCTAAAGTATTTCATGAGTTAGGTCATGCCTATAGTTGTAAACGCTATGGATTAAATATACCAACAATGGGCGTTGCATTTCTAGTTATGTGGCCAATGCTATATACCGATACGGGTGAAAGTTGGCGAATTAAAAGTGCAAAAGAGCGAATTCGTATTTCAATTGCTGGTGTGCAAATGGAAATATATGTTGCAATTTTTGCACTATGGCTTTGGATATTAGCTCCACCTGGTGTGGTTAAGAGTATTGCATTCTTCTTATGTACTTATAGTTTAATTGCAACAATTGTTTTAAACATCAGTCCATTTTTACGTTTTGATGGTTATCATGTATTATCAGATCTTCTAAGCATGCGGAATTTACAAACAAGAGGTTTCGCATTAACAAAGTGGTGGTTAAGAGAAAAAATTTTTGGTTTTAAATTTTCACCACCAGAGCAATTTTCAAAACTAAAGATTCGACTATTACTTTTATATGCATGGTTGACTTGGATTTATCGTTTTTTCCTTTTTATAGGGATTGCAATATTAGTCTATTATTTATTCTTTAAAGTACTAGGTATTATATTATTTGTAATTGAGATCATTTATTTTATTTTAATACCAATTGTAAGAGAGTTAAAAGTTTGGTGGCAGTTAAGGAGGTATGTTAAATTGAATAGAAATCTTGCAGTAAGCATACTTGTCTTATTATTTATAATTGGGCTTTTGGCAATTCCCTGGCGAAGTGAAGTTTCAATTCCTGCAACCTTTAGCTATAAAGAGCAAAGGTTATACTCACCAGAGCCTGCTTATATTGAAAGAATATTAGTCAAACGTGGTCAGTCAGTAAAGAAAGATCAGCCTTTGGTTATATTAAATTCACCAAAATTGGATTTTCATATTGAAAAGACAAAATATAGAATTGATCAAATTAATTGGCAATTAAAACGGATTGCTGGTGATCGAGAAGAACTTGAGTTACAGAAAGTTTTTCTAAGTCAATTAAATCACCAAAAAGCACAATTACAAGCTTATAATGAGCGTCGACAACGACTTACAATTAAAGCACCATTTAACGGAGATATCGTTGGTATATTAGATAATTTTGAGCATGATCGTTGGGTTAAAAATAAGCAGTTACTTGTTGAAGTAATTGATACGAAAGACTATGTTATTGATGCTTATGTTAGTGAAGATTATAAATACAAGCTAGCTGACGGCTTAGTAGGTAAATTTGTACCTGATAATATCGATATGCCAGCAATTGATGTCAAGATTAACCACATAGCTTATCAACAAATGAAATCATTACGATTAACTGACCCAGCCCATGCAAAAGATAATAATCAAATTAATCAAAGTGTTTATTTGTCGGGTTTACATGCTTCAACACTCGGTGGTGATATTGCTGTTAGAGCATCACAAACAAATGAGTTTATCCCTGAAATAAGTCATTATAATGTACAATTTGAGTTAACTTTACCCAAACAGCATACAGTTGATTTAAGCCAGGTTCAAAGAGGTCAAGTATTTGTTGCAATTGATCGAGAGTCTTTTTTATCTTATATGAGTAAACAAATTGTTGCATTTTTTATTCGTGAGAGTAGTTTTTAA